The Thermosynechococcus sp. genome has a segment encoding these proteins:
- a CDS encoding EAL domain-containing protein has translation MIIDEFEHFTELLVNYTDDLICLHATDGNYLYVTPSSQTLLGYSPEELIGKNPYTLFHPEDAERIRSGAHALALKGSANLTETYRMRKKSGGYVWLETCIQPICDEAGNVLFLVTTSRDITHRCQLELELKANQKLLETFFQQSLEACFFMMLDQPIRWDDTVNKEDVLEYVFDHQRLTRVNNAFAQQYQLPPQALIGLTPRLCFKEDLELAKRLWRALFDLGHFHTELELHRHDGSSFWIEGNYVCLYNENREIIGHFGVQRDISDRIRLQAEIVQKTAELEYFFGSSLALFMIADTEGRLRRVNQYWQTCLGYDLNQVMGAKFEEFLHPGDRSRHREMQQRLLAGEQITNHTIRLRTQGGDYRWYEWQGLLSQGRIYAAARDVTEQQPSGDRLQAAYSQVSDILESLSDHFFEVDHDFTVIYVNGNLCRLVGKPASQMLGKNLWEFFPDARNSIFEEQCRRAMTQQTPVQFDAFYEGLNQWFAVRVFPTSRGLAITLQVDSSTLLQRRQTQAELLHRLTIKIRRSLDVETVLKTALEEIRQLLNVDRTLIFQFYADGRGEVVAESVAAPQFSLLNRTFCDPCFQREAAEAYLQGRVLALADINTATIAQCHRDFLSQLQVRALLTVPIIEEERLWGLFLCHHCSSARPWANDEVELIRQLGEQLGFGIHRAELVSALHQEKERYRRVLEAQTELLYRCTPEGHLTFGNPAFFRYLAEVGVSCDLGEVLQHPFDPVTQQRFQQHLQTLSPAQPISTIECAVTLNTGQLAWFEWTTRAFFDHHGRCVEYQCVGRDITRRKQMEEQLIHDALHDPLTGLPNRTLLQERLQHCWRRYQRHGDRPFAVVFIDIDRFKRVNDSLGHQAGDQVLMTLAQRMQSVVREGDTLAHLSGDEFVVLCEDLDPEQMVAQVQARVADLERVIQEPLIIDGHLLSLSASIGVAFSDRAAASAATLLRDADIAMYQAKKQGLGQCRIFDPQMHTQAQSCFTLESQLHQAIANSELQVYFQPIVEMNTGAIVGLEALSRWFDPAKGGIPPSEFITLAEQAGLIVSLGRQVLERAIQQFSQWRQQDSHRQAMNLAINISPQQLVDANFVSDILAVLRSAQLPPHLLHLEITETTMIRNLEATLQVAEELQQLGVALNIDDFGTGYSSLSRLHQLPIHALKIDRSFVQSLEESRAAQEIIGAVIALGKSLRLDVVAEGVETAVQAAQLMDLGCLYGQGYFFYPPLPIDRLP, from the coding sequence ATGATCATTGACGAATTTGAGCACTTTACCGAATTATTGGTGAACTACACCGATGATCTGATTTGCTTGCACGCAACTGATGGCAACTACCTATACGTGACTCCCTCCAGTCAAACCCTTTTGGGCTATTCTCCTGAAGAACTGATTGGTAAAAATCCCTATACCCTGTTTCACCCTGAGGATGCTGAGCGAATTCGCAGTGGCGCCCACGCCCTCGCCCTAAAGGGCAGCGCCAATTTGACAGAAACCTATCGCATGCGGAAAAAAAGTGGTGGCTATGTTTGGTTAGAAACCTGCATTCAACCCATTTGTGATGAAGCGGGAAATGTTTTATTTTTAGTGACAACATCGCGGGATATTACGCATCGCTGTCAACTGGAACTAGAACTCAAAGCGAATCAGAAACTCTTAGAAACCTTTTTTCAGCAGTCCCTTGAGGCCTGCTTTTTCATGATGTTGGATCAGCCTATTCGCTGGGATGACACGGTCAATAAAGAGGACGTATTGGAGTATGTCTTTGATCATCAGCGGCTTACCCGTGTCAACAATGCCTTTGCCCAGCAGTATCAATTGCCCCCCCAAGCGTTGATTGGCCTGACACCGCGCCTGTGCTTTAAGGAGGATTTGGAACTGGCTAAACGCTTGTGGCGAGCCCTCTTTGATTTGGGCCACTTTCACACTGAACTTGAGCTGCACCGCCACGACGGTAGCTCTTTTTGGATAGAAGGGAATTACGTTTGTCTGTACAACGAAAATCGGGAAATTATTGGCCACTTTGGCGTGCAGCGGGACATTAGCGATCGCATCCGTCTGCAAGCAGAAATTGTCCAAAAGACCGCCGAACTAGAGTATTTCTTTGGCTCTTCCCTCGCGCTATTTATGATCGCCGATACTGAGGGACGGCTGCGGCGGGTGAATCAATATTGGCAAACCTGCCTAGGCTATGACCTAAATCAGGTGATGGGGGCAAAGTTTGAGGAATTTCTGCATCCGGGCGATCGCTCCCGCCATCGAGAAATGCAGCAACGTCTCCTTGCCGGCGAGCAAATCACAAACCACACGATTCGCCTGCGCACCCAGGGGGGAGACTACCGCTGGTATGAATGGCAAGGACTGCTGAGCCAGGGTCGAATTTACGCCGCGGCGCGGGATGTGACTGAGCAGCAGCCATCTGGCGATCGCCTGCAAGCGGCCTACAGCCAAGTGAGTGACATTTTAGAGAGCCTGTCCGATCACTTCTTTGAGGTCGATCATGATTTTACGGTTATTTATGTCAATGGCAATCTCTGCCGCTTGGTGGGCAAACCCGCCTCACAAATGCTAGGAAAAAACCTCTGGGAGTTCTTCCCCGATGCCCGCAACTCGATTTTTGAGGAGCAATGTCGGCGGGCAATGACACAGCAGACTCCCGTCCAATTTGACGCCTTTTATGAGGGGCTCAACCAGTGGTTCGCCGTACGGGTATTTCCCACCAGCCGTGGTTTGGCCATTACACTGCAGGTGGACTCCAGTACCTTGTTGCAGCGGCGGCAAACTCAAGCCGAACTCCTGCATCGTCTGACCATCAAAATCCGCCGCTCATTAGATGTAGAAACCGTTCTCAAAACCGCCCTTGAAGAAATCCGCCAACTCTTGAATGTAGATCGCACCCTCATTTTCCAGTTCTACGCTGACGGCAGAGGGGAAGTGGTGGCCGAGTCCGTTGCAGCACCGCAGTTTTCCCTCCTCAACCGTACATTTTGCGACCCTTGTTTTCAACGCGAGGCTGCCGAAGCCTACCTGCAAGGGCGAGTGCTGGCGCTTGCGGATATTAACACCGCCACAATCGCTCAGTGTCACCGCGATTTTCTCAGCCAATTGCAGGTGCGTGCCCTATTAACAGTACCGATTATTGAGGAGGAACGCCTCTGGGGATTATTTCTGTGCCACCACTGCTCTTCTGCGCGGCCTTGGGCCAATGACGAGGTGGAACTGATCCGCCAACTGGGGGAACAACTGGGCTTTGGTATTCACCGCGCTGAATTAGTGAGTGCCCTACATCAGGAAAAAGAGCGCTATCGGCGGGTTCTCGAGGCGCAGACAGAACTGCTCTATCGCTGCACGCCTGAGGGACATCTGACCTTTGGCAATCCCGCCTTCTTTCGCTATCTGGCTGAGGTGGGCGTGAGTTGTGATCTGGGAGAGGTCCTCCAACATCCCTTTGATCCTGTGACCCAGCAACGCTTTCAACAGCATCTGCAAACCCTCAGCCCAGCGCAGCCCATCAGCACCATTGAATGCGCTGTGACATTAAATACAGGACAGCTTGCCTGGTTTGAATGGACAACACGTGCCTTTTTTGATCACCATGGGCGCTGTGTGGAGTATCAATGTGTGGGGCGTGATATTACCCGCCGCAAACAAATGGAGGAGCAGCTTATTCACGATGCTCTCCACGATCCCCTGACGGGACTTCCCAATCGTACCCTCCTCCAGGAGCGATTGCAGCATTGTTGGCGACGATATCAACGCCATGGCGATCGCCCCTTTGCTGTTGTTTTCATTGATATTGATCGCTTCAAGCGGGTTAACGATAGCTTGGGACACCAAGCCGGTGACCAAGTACTCATGACCCTTGCCCAGCGAATGCAGAGTGTGGTGCGTGAGGGGGATACCTTAGCTCACCTGAGTGGGGATGAATTTGTGGTCCTCTGTGAAGACCTTGATCCCGAACAGATGGTGGCACAAGTGCAAGCGCGGGTTGCTGACCTAGAGCGGGTAATTCAGGAACCCCTGATCATTGATGGTCACTTGTTAAGCTTGAGTGCCAGTATTGGCGTGGCCTTTAGCGATCGCGCCGCCGCCTCTGCCGCTACCCTCCTGCGGGATGCGGACATTGCCATGTACCAAGCAAAAAAACAGGGACTGGGGCAGTGTCGCATCTTTGACCCGCAAATGCACACCCAGGCCCAAAGTTGCTTTACCCTTGAGAGCCAACTGCATCAGGCGATCGCCAACAGTGAGTTACAGGTGTATTTCCAGCCCATTGTTGAGATGAATACGGGGGCAATTGTAGGACTTGAGGCCCTCAGCCGCTGGTTTGACCCCGCAAAAGGTGGAATTCCGCCCAGTGAATTTATCACCCTGGCGGAGCAGGCAGGTCTCATCGTTAGCCTTGGCCGGCAGGTCCTTGAACGCGCCATCCAGCAATTCAGCCAGTGGCGGCAACAGGACAGCCATCGCCAGGCCATGAACTTGGCCATTAATATCTCGCCTCAACAACTGGTGGATGCCAACTTTGTCAGTGATATTTTGGCAGTGCTGCGCAGTGCCCAATTGCCCCCCCATCTCCTCCATCTGGAGATTACTGAAACGACAATGATCCGCAACCTTGAAGCCACATTGCAGGTGGCCGAGGAACTGCAACAGCTGGGGGTTGCCCTCAACATTGATGATTTTGGCACGGGTTATTCCTCCCTGAGTCGGTTGCATCAGTTACCCATCCACGCCCTGAAAATTGATCGCTCCTTTGTCCAGAGCTTAGAGGAAAGCCGAGCGGCACAGGAAATTATTGGTGCCGTGATTGCCCTAGGCAAGAGTCTACGTTTAGATGTGGTTGCCGAAGGCGTGGAAACGGCGGTTCAAGCCGCCCAATTAATGGATCTCGGCTGTCTGTATGGCCAAGGGTACTTCTTCTATCCGCCATTGCCCA